From the Psychrobacillus sp. FSL K6-4046 genome, one window contains:
- the typA gene encoding translational GTPase TypA, translating to MTKLRQDLRNIAIIAHVDHGKTTLVDQLLKQSGTFRSNEHVDERAMDSNDIERERGITILAKNTAVNYEDTRINILDTPGHADFGGEVERILKMVDGVLLVVDAYEGCMPQTRFVLKKALEQKLIPIVVVNKVDKDSARPLEVVDEVLELFIELGADDDQLDFPVVYASGVNGTASLDADPANQEEDMKCLFEKIIESIPAPIDNSDEPLQFQVALLDYNDYVGRIGIGRVFRGTIEVGQQVSLMKLDGKVKNYRVSKLFGFFGLKRVEIESAKAGDLIAVSGMEEINVGETVCPTDHPDALIPLRIDEPTLQMTFLTNNSPFAGREGKWVTSRKIEERLRSQLQTDVSLRVEDTDSPDAWVVSGRGELHLSILIENMRREGFELQVSKPEVIIREIDGKKCEPVERVQIDVPEDCVGSIIESMGTRKGEMVDMINSGNGQVRLIFMVPARGLIGYSTEFMSLTKGFGIINHTFDSYQPVVAGRVGGRHQGVLVSMETGKATTYGMMQIEDRGTLFVEPGTEIYEGMIVGENTRDADITVNITKMKQKTNIRSANKDQTNVIKRPRILTLEEALEFLGDDEYLEVTPESIRLRKKILEKSERERVTKKKKSADQE from the coding sequence ATGACAAAATTACGTCAAGATTTAAGAAACATAGCTATTATAGCACACGTTGACCATGGAAAAACGACTTTAGTCGATCAATTATTAAAACAATCAGGAACGTTCCGTTCTAATGAACACGTTGACGAAAGAGCAATGGACTCAAACGATATAGAGCGCGAGCGTGGAATTACTATATTAGCAAAAAACACAGCTGTAAATTATGAAGACACACGCATCAATATTTTGGATACACCTGGCCATGCTGATTTTGGTGGAGAAGTAGAGCGTATCTTAAAAATGGTAGATGGTGTTTTACTAGTTGTAGATGCATATGAAGGTTGTATGCCTCAAACACGTTTTGTATTGAAGAAAGCATTAGAACAAAAATTAATACCAATAGTTGTAGTTAACAAAGTAGATAAAGATTCTGCTCGTCCACTAGAAGTAGTAGATGAAGTATTAGAACTTTTCATAGAGTTAGGTGCAGATGACGATCAATTAGACTTCCCAGTAGTATATGCTTCAGGTGTTAATGGGACTGCTTCTTTAGACGCTGACCCAGCTAACCAAGAAGAAGATATGAAGTGTTTATTTGAGAAAATCATTGAATCTATTCCAGCGCCAATTGATAATTCAGATGAGCCATTACAGTTCCAGGTTGCATTACTTGACTATAATGACTATGTAGGCCGTATCGGTATTGGTCGCGTATTCCGCGGTACAATTGAAGTAGGTCAACAAGTTTCATTAATGAAATTAGATGGCAAAGTTAAAAATTACCGTGTTTCTAAATTGTTTGGTTTCTTCGGTTTAAAACGTGTAGAGATTGAATCTGCAAAAGCTGGAGATTTAATAGCGGTTTCTGGTATGGAAGAAATTAACGTAGGGGAAACAGTTTGTCCTACAGACCATCCTGACGCTTTAATTCCATTACGTATCGATGAGCCAACGCTACAAATGACATTCTTAACAAATAACTCACCGTTTGCTGGTCGTGAAGGTAAATGGGTTACATCTCGTAAAATTGAAGAACGTCTTCGTTCACAATTACAAACAGATGTTTCTTTACGAGTAGAAGATACAGATTCACCTGATGCTTGGGTTGTTTCTGGTCGTGGAGAACTCCACTTATCTATATTAATAGAGAACATGCGTCGTGAAGGTTTTGAGCTTCAAGTATCTAAACCTGAAGTTATTATTCGTGAAATTGATGGCAAAAAATGTGAACCGGTTGAACGCGTTCAAATTGATGTACCAGAAGACTGTGTAGGTTCAATCATTGAGTCTATGGGTACACGTAAAGGCGAAATGGTAGATATGATTAATAGTGGGAATGGCCAAGTACGTTTGATTTTCATGGTTCCTGCCCGTGGATTAATCGGATATTCAACTGAATTCATGTCCTTGACTAAAGGGTTCGGAATCATTAACCATACATTTGACAGCTACCAACCAGTAGTGGCAGGTCGCGTTGGCGGACGTCACCAAGGTGTACTTGTTTCTATGGAAACAGGAAAAGCAACAACTTATGGTATGATGCAAATTGAAGACCGTGGAACTCTATTCGTAGAGCCAGGTACTGAAATTTATGAAGGTATGATTGTTGGTGAAAATACTCGTGATGCTGATATCACAGTAAATATAACTAAAATGAAACAAAAAACAAACATTCGTTCAGCAAATAAAGACCAAACAAATGTTATTAAACGCCCACGTATCTTAACTTTAGAAGAAGCATTAGAATTCCTTGGCGATGATGAATACCTGGAAGTAACACCAGAGTCTATTCGCTTACGTAAAAAAATTCTTGAGAAGAGCGAACGTGAACGCGTAACGAAGAAAAAGAAAAGTGCAGATCAGGAATAG
- a CDS encoding YlaF family protein encodes MSNIKWVFVLFSLGAMLSMGLIGVAIALRNIPLALLFLAMLFVVMGFGFKTKKKMREQGLLE; translated from the coding sequence TTGAGTAACATTAAATGGGTTTTTGTATTGTTTTCTCTAGGCGCAATGTTGTCTATGGGTTTAATAGGAGTTGCTATTGCATTACGTAATATTCCGTTAGCATTATTGTTTTTAGCAATGTTATTTGTAGTAATGGGATTTGGCTTTAAAACGAAAAAGAAAATGCGTGAACAAGGGTTATTAGAATAG
- a CDS encoding YlaH-like family protein, with the protein MGRMSSIARFIYETMPNFTVSGYVLFIVIFLLSVLVYKLGFAKKLVFKQNVVIYIFLLLGCLMLTFLAFFLPVVEALLVAALILIIYKIRLKLEKRGSTT; encoded by the coding sequence ATGGGTAGAATGTCTTCTATCGCTAGGTTTATATATGAAACAATGCCCAACTTTACTGTATCAGGCTATGTTTTATTTATCGTCATATTTTTATTGTCGGTGCTAGTGTACAAGCTTGGATTTGCAAAGAAGTTAGTGTTTAAGCAAAATGTAGTTATCTATATTTTCCTTTTGTTAGGTTGCTTAATGTTGACCTTCTTAGCATTTTTCCTTCCGGTAGTGGAAGCATTGTTAGTTGCTGCATTGATATTAATCATATATAAAATACGATTAAAACTAGAAAAAAGAGGTTCGACTACTTAG
- a CDS encoding aminotransferase class I/II-fold pyridoxal phosphate-dependent enzyme yields the protein MSQLETPIFDALLKHRNRHPIQFHIPGHKKGKGMDPAFREFVGDNVLSIDLINIAPLDDLHSPKGAIKKAQHLAAEAFGADETFFSVQGTSGAIMTMILTICGPGDKILVPRNVHKSIMSAIVFAGAIPVFIHPEVDKELGVSHGISVESVEKAIEAHPDAKGLLVINPTYFGLAADLKRIVDISHAHGIPVVVDEAHGVHIHFHNDLPISAMSAGADMAATSVHKLGGSMTQSSVLNVREGLVSAKRVQSILSMLTTTSTSYPLLASLDTARRQLAIHGEDLIGEAIEIAEETRKRINEIEHIHCVGREILQSSATYDMDPTKLLISVKNLGITGFEAEIWLREKANIEVELSDLYNILCLITLGDTKKEVDMLVNALSRMVVAYESAATIVESAVTLPDIPGLAMSPRDAFYAETESIPLLEASGRISAEFVMVYPPGIPIFIPGEIITQGNIDYILMNLEAGLPVQGPEDDTLEMIHVIKEHQAII from the coding sequence TTGTCACAATTAGAAACTCCTATCTTCGATGCTTTATTGAAGCATCGAAATCGTCATCCAATTCAGTTCCACATTCCTGGTCATAAGAAAGGGAAAGGGATGGACCCTGCATTTCGAGAGTTTGTTGGAGATAATGTACTTTCAATTGATTTAATCAATATAGCTCCATTAGATGACCTACATTCTCCAAAAGGAGCCATCAAAAAAGCTCAACATCTAGCTGCAGAAGCTTTTGGAGCAGATGAAACCTTTTTCTCTGTTCAAGGTACGAGTGGAGCTATTATGACAATGATCCTTACTATTTGTGGACCTGGGGATAAGATCCTTGTTCCACGAAATGTTCATAAATCTATTATGTCTGCCATTGTATTTGCAGGTGCTATACCCGTATTTATACATCCCGAGGTAGATAAAGAACTTGGTGTTTCGCATGGTATTTCTGTGGAATCCGTAGAAAAAGCAATAGAAGCACATCCAGATGCAAAAGGTTTACTTGTTATCAACCCAACTTATTTTGGTTTAGCAGCCGATTTAAAGAGAATTGTAGATATTTCTCATGCGCACGGTATACCTGTAGTAGTGGATGAAGCTCATGGTGTACATATCCACTTTCATAATGACCTTCCTATTTCGGCAATGTCTGCCGGTGCTGATATGGCCGCAACATCTGTACACAAACTTGGAGGATCTATGACTCAAAGCTCCGTCCTGAATGTAAGAGAAGGACTAGTTTCTGCAAAAAGGGTACAATCAATCCTTTCCATGCTTACAACGACTTCTACATCCTATCCTCTTTTAGCTTCTCTAGATACCGCTAGAAGACAGCTAGCTATACATGGAGAGGATTTAATAGGCGAAGCAATCGAAATTGCTGAGGAAACTCGTAAACGTATAAATGAAATTGAACATATCCATTGTGTAGGAAGAGAAATATTACAATCCTCCGCTACTTACGATATGGATCCAACTAAGCTACTAATTAGCGTTAAAAATTTAGGAATCACTGGATTTGAAGCTGAAATTTGGCTTAGAGAAAAAGCGAATATTGAAGTAGAGCTTTCTGATTTATATAATATCCTTTGCCTGATTACGCTAGGAGATACAAAAAAAGAAGTAGACATGCTTGTTAATGCATTATCGAGAATGGTAGTGGCATATGAATCTGCAGCAACAATAGTAGAATCAGCTGTAACCTTACCAGACATCCCTGGTTTAGCTATGTCACCTCGAGATGCATTTTACGCAGAAACTGAATCTATTCCACTATTAGAAGCCAGTGGCCGTATTTCTGCTGAATTCGTAATGGTCTACCCTCCTGGTATTCCTATTTTTATTCCCGGGGAAATAATTACTCAAGGAAATATTGACTATATCTTGATGAACCTAGAGGCAGGCTTACCAGTACAGGGACCAGAAGACGACACATTAGAAATGATTCATGTTATTAAAGAGCATCAGGCTATCATTTAG
- a CDS encoding DUF1054 domain-containing protein yields the protein MSKTFWQEKDFEVFQIEGLENRMTALIENVRPKFEELGKQYSLYFSGVLGDEFFSHVAKHARRSVNPPKDSWVAFAPYKRGYKALPHFQIGLWGTHLFIIVAVIYEAPDKVAIAERLLQQMSLFKKLPDDFIVSGDHMKPEASSLREVNQEGVEELLTRLRDVKKGEFLVGRHIPKEEAVKLTETELFDLVENTFEQLLPIYKTMTNIK from the coding sequence ATGAGTAAAACTTTTTGGCAAGAAAAAGATTTTGAAGTGTTTCAAATTGAAGGATTAGAAAATAGAATGACTGCTCTTATAGAGAATGTTCGACCTAAGTTTGAAGAACTTGGTAAACAATATAGCCTTTATTTTTCTGGTGTTCTTGGAGATGAGTTTTTTAGCCATGTAGCTAAGCACGCTCGTCGATCAGTTAACCCTCCAAAGGATAGTTGGGTAGCTTTTGCTCCTTACAAACGTGGTTACAAGGCTTTGCCTCATTTTCAAATTGGCTTATGGGGTACGCATTTATTTATCATAGTAGCAGTTATTTATGAAGCACCCGATAAAGTTGCAATTGCAGAGCGTTTGCTGCAACAAATGAGTCTATTTAAAAAGCTTCCAGATGATTTTATCGTTTCTGGGGACCATATGAAGCCAGAGGCCTCTTCCTTGAGGGAAGTTAATCAAGAGGGAGTAGAAGAGCTTCTAACGCGTCTGAGAGACGTTAAAAAGGGTGAATTTTTAGTTGGGCGTCATATACCTAAAGAAGAAGCTGTTAAATTAACAGAAACAGAATTATTCGACTTAGTAGAAAATACGTTTGAACAGCTTCTACCCATTTACAAAACTATGACCAATATAAAATAA
- a CDS encoding nitronate monooxygenase family protein produces MSFQTRVTDLLGTKYPIVQGGLAYLAYSDLCIAVSEAGGLGQITAMSLSTPEELRQEIDKVREHTNKPFGVNFAIGQTGRPYEHMLEVAIEENVPVVSMTGGNPAPILDALDKTNIKKLVLVASKRQALKAEQLGADAVMVVGQEGGGHLGRDDIGTMVLIPQVVDAVSLPVIASGGIGDGRGWMAAHALGAEGIEMGTRFIATKECIHASEAYKNAILSKEETDTVVIKKELGSPARAIRNSWTETILTMEKENPTYEHLKHHISGEANKQFIYNGFEDQGFAWAGQVIGMIHDIPTTKELIDRMAAEALDIRKKWKL; encoded by the coding sequence TTGTCATTTCAAACAAGGGTTACAGATCTATTAGGAACAAAATATCCTATAGTACAAGGTGGACTAGCATATCTTGCGTATTCGGATCTATGCATTGCGGTTTCAGAAGCGGGTGGCTTAGGACAGATAACTGCTATGAGTCTCTCAACACCGGAGGAGCTTCGCCAAGAGATTGATAAAGTGAGAGAACATACAAATAAACCTTTTGGCGTAAACTTTGCTATTGGGCAAACAGGTAGACCTTATGAACATATGCTTGAAGTCGCTATCGAAGAAAACGTTCCAGTAGTTTCAATGACTGGAGGCAATCCTGCGCCAATTTTAGATGCCCTAGATAAGACGAATATCAAAAAGCTTGTTTTAGTCGCATCTAAGCGACAGGCTTTAAAAGCAGAACAGCTAGGGGCCGACGCTGTGATGGTTGTAGGGCAAGAGGGTGGCGGTCACTTAGGGAGAGATGATATTGGAACTATGGTACTTATCCCTCAAGTTGTAGATGCTGTTTCATTACCTGTCATTGCTTCTGGTGGCATTGGAGATGGGCGAGGCTGGATGGCTGCTCATGCTCTAGGAGCAGAAGGGATAGAAATGGGGACTCGTTTTATCGCAACAAAGGAATGTATCCATGCATCGGAAGCATATAAAAATGCCATATTATCAAAAGAGGAAACAGATACAGTTGTTATTAAAAAAGAGCTAGGGTCGCCAGCAAGGGCTATCCGTAATAGTTGGACCGAAACTATTTTGACTATGGAAAAGGAAAACCCTACATATGAGCATTTGAAGCATCATATTAGTGGAGAAGCCAACAAGCAATTTATTTATAACGGTTTCGAAGACCAAGGCTTTGCTTGGGCAGGGCAAGTAATAGGTATGATTCATGACATTCCTACAACGAAAGAGCTCATCGACAGAATGGCAGCTGAGGCACTAGATATACGAAAAAAATGGAAATTATAG
- a CDS encoding UPF0223 family protein, whose protein sequence is MEYTYPFSLDWSTKEIVDVVQFFEAIENAYEKGIKREELMNKYRRFKEIVPSIAEEKTYFREFEKESGYASFPIIKKMKEQTNEAIIKG, encoded by the coding sequence ATGGAATACACATACCCTTTTTCGTTAGATTGGTCTACAAAAGAAATAGTAGACGTAGTACAGTTTTTTGAAGCAATTGAAAATGCTTATGAAAAAGGCATAAAGCGAGAAGAACTGATGAATAAATATCGTCGCTTTAAAGAAATAGTTCCGTCTATAGCGGAAGAAAAGACATATTTTCGGGAGTTTGAAAAAGAAAGTGGATATGCAAGCTTCCCAATCATAAAAAAAATGAAAGAACAAACTAACGAAGCAATTATAAAGGGATAA
- a CDS encoding LrgB family protein, with protein sequence MISLAMVIGTIIIFIGMTFLYRRFTYPLLLPILTTTIILVVVLSFSGVSYDTYMSGAKWIDAMLGPAVVGMAYPLYIQREKIIKNKVTIILGVTVAMLSGLISIVIIAKLMSFEEFLQKSLLPKSITSPIAMPISESIGGIPTLTAVFVILAGLIGALAGPFLFKLFHIDTAISRGISIGSASHGIGLSKLSEYGEETMTMGSVAMTLSAILGAFICPVFAFLIF encoded by the coding sequence ATGATTTCTCTAGCGATGGTAATTGGTACAATCATTATTTTTATAGGGATGACTTTTCTCTATAGAAGGTTCACCTATCCTTTACTATTACCTATTTTAACTACTACGATTATCCTTGTAGTAGTGTTAAGTTTTTCAGGAGTTTCTTACGATACATATATGTCAGGTGCCAAGTGGATTGATGCAATGCTCGGACCAGCGGTAGTAGGGATGGCTTACCCTTTATATATACAGCGAGAAAAAATTATAAAAAACAAGGTGACGATTATATTAGGTGTTACTGTAGCAATGCTTTCTGGACTAATTAGTATTGTTATAATAGCTAAACTTATGTCTTTTGAGGAGTTTCTTCAAAAATCCTTATTACCAAAGTCAATTACTTCTCCAATTGCGATGCCTATTAGCGAATCAATTGGGGGTATTCCAACTTTGACAGCAGTTTTTGTAATTTTAGCTGGTTTAATAGGAGCATTAGCTGGACCGTTTCTCTTTAAACTATTTCACATAGATACCGCAATCAGCAGGGGGATATCTATAGGTAGTGCATCGCATGGCATCGGCTTATCTAAGCTATCCGAGTATGGGGAAGAGACGATGACGATGGGGTCAGTGGCAATGACTCTTAGTGCTATTTTAGGGGCCTTTATATGTCCAGTGTTTGCCTTTTTAATTTTTTGA
- a CDS encoding CidA/LrgA family protein, producing the protein MNKIKKVGRIIFQVIILYLFSTLGSFVVELLPFSFPGSIAGLLILLACLLLKILPANLIKDGAGFLLAFLALFFVPATAGIMDYPQLASLKGVFIIIALIISTMFTIVVAGKVCQYFESKIVGEDLK; encoded by the coding sequence ATGAACAAAATAAAAAAAGTAGGTCGAATCATTTTTCAAGTAATTATTCTTTATTTATTCTCTACTCTAGGATCTTTTGTAGTGGAATTATTACCGTTTTCCTTTCCTGGAAGTATTGCTGGATTATTAATACTATTAGCGTGCCTCCTGCTAAAAATACTTCCAGCCAATCTTATAAAAGATGGGGCTGGTTTTTTACTTGCATTTCTTGCCTTATTCTTTGTGCCGGCGACCGCAGGGATAATGGATTACCCTCAGTTAGCCTCGTTAAAAGGGGTTTTTATAATAATCGCTTTAATAATTAGTACAATGTTTACAATTGTAGTAGCAGGAAAGGTATGTCAATACTTTGAAAGTAAAATAGTAGGGGAGGATTTGAAATGA
- a CDS encoding inositol monophosphatase family protein produces MDLHILDKYAKSLIKQAATQIRSSFSEELIIESKSEANDLVTNIDKETEKFFIRHIKKDFPNHRIFGEEGFGDKIENLDGYVWMLDPIDGTTNFIHFKKNFAISLGIYKDGEGILGYIYNVMDDDLLSAASGQGAYLNDVRIPRLESTTVEKSIIGVNASWVVPNRMVHHDGMIELVQTSRGTRSFGSAAIEIAYVATGRLDAYLSMRLSPWDIAGGMVIANEVGAVVTNLSNEPINLLKQNSFIVSKPNLHEQLLSKYIILK; encoded by the coding sequence ATGGACTTACATATACTTGATAAGTATGCAAAATCATTGATTAAACAAGCTGCGACTCAAATAAGAAGCTCATTCTCGGAGGAGTTAATTATCGAATCTAAGTCGGAAGCGAATGACTTAGTTACTAATATTGATAAGGAAACAGAAAAGTTTTTTATTAGACATATTAAAAAAGATTTTCCAAACCATCGTATATTTGGAGAGGAAGGGTTTGGAGATAAGATAGAAAATTTGGATGGCTACGTTTGGATGCTAGATCCAATTGATGGGACTACTAACTTTATTCACTTCAAGAAAAACTTTGCTATATCGTTAGGTATTTACAAGGACGGCGAAGGAATTCTTGGTTATATTTATAATGTTATGGATGATGATTTACTAAGTGCTGCTTCGGGACAAGGGGCATACCTAAACGACGTGAGGATCCCTCGGCTTGAGAGTACGACAGTAGAGAAATCTATTATAGGGGTGAATGCTAGTTGGGTTGTACCAAATCGAATGGTGCATCACGATGGAATGATAGAGCTCGTGCAAACGTCTAGAGGAACTAGATCCTTTGGGTCTGCTGCAATTGAGATTGCCTATGTAGCCACTGGAAGATTAGATGCATATTTGTCCATGAGACTTTCACCATGGGATATCGCTGGAGGAATGGTAATAGCAAACGAAGTGGGAGCAGTTGTTACTAACTTATCTAACGAGCCTATAAATCTGTTAAAACAAAATTCATTTATAGTCTCTAAGCCTAATCTTCATGAACAACTATTATCAAAATATATTATTTTAAAATAA